Genomic window (Geoalkalibacter ferrihydriticus DSM 17813):
ACACCCGTTTTTTTCCCGCAGGGCCGGGGAGAGACGAAACAAATCGCCACACCCTCTCCTAGCCTCGGCAGGGGTCGCCAGCGACATTAAACGCGCGTACTGCGTCCCTGCTGTCTTTGACCCTGAGCGAGTGAAACCATTAGAAACCTGAAAAGCGTCAACCAATGCTATTTGACAAGCGCCTGAACCGCAGGCACATCGACACCGACACCGGGACCCATGGTACTGGAGATACTGATTTTGCGCAGGTACGTACCCTTGGAGGTAGCCGGCTTGGCCTTAACCAAGGCATCCACCAGACTAAGGATGTTTTCCTGAAGTTGCTGGACCTCAAAAGAAACCTTGCCGACGGGCGCATGTACGATTCCCGCCTTTTCAACCCGATACTCAACCTTGCCGGACTTGGACTCACGCACCGCACGTCCAACATCAAGCGTTACGGTTCCAACCTTAGGGTTGGGCATAAGACCGCGAGGACCGAGAATGCGGCCGATCTTGCCCACGGTGCCCATCATGTCAGGGGTCGCGATAGCAGTATCGAACTCAAACCAACCCTCCTGAATCTTAGCCACCAGATCGTCGGCGCCAACAAAGTCGGCTCCGGCGTCGCGTGCTTCCTGAGCTTTTTCGCCCTTGGCGAAAACCAGAACCCGCACGTCCTTGCCGAGGCCGTTGGGCAACACCACGGCACCACGCACCATCTGGTCGGCCTTGCGGGGGTCTACGCCAAGCTTGACCACGACATCGACGGTTTCGTCGAATTTTGCCCAAGCCGTTTCCTTGACCAGACGCAAAGCATCCTCAATCCCGTAACCCAGGGAGCGGTCAATCTTCGTTTTTGCTTCCTTGTGCTTTTTTCCGTTTGCCATTGTGTTCAACTCCCGCTTAGGCGAACTTTCAAGCGACCTCGAGGCCCATGCTGCGCGCGGTACCTTCAACGGTACGCACGGCGGCATCGAGGTCGAAACAATTAAGATCGGGCATCTTGATTTTAGCAATCTCAACGACCTGGTCCCGCGTTACCTTGCCAACTTTGTTCTTATTGGGCACGCCTGAACCTTTCGGCACCTTGGCGGCCTTCAAGAGCAGGACGGCCGCCGGCGGGGTCTTGGTGATGAATGTGAAAGAACGGTCAGCATAGACCGTAATCACCACCGGGGTGACCATCCCATCCTGATCCTGGGTTCTGGCATTGAACGCCTTGCAGAACTCCATGATATTGACCCCATGCTGGCCGAGTGCGGGACCAACGGGGGGCGAGGGATTCGCTTTTCCGGCGGGAATCTGTAGCTTAATTTGACCGGTAATCTTCTTGGCCATGGATGTTTCTCCTTAAACCCCTGAGATTGCTTAACCAGCGAAAATTCAGCTGGTTTTTTCCACTTGGATAAATTCGAGCTCGACAGGTGTGGTTCGGCCGAAAATACTGACCATAACCTTCAACTTGCCCCTGTCGGGCTTAACGTCTTCAACCACACCAGTGAAGTTGAGAAAGGGCCCATCGACAACGCGCACAGTTTCTCCAACCTCAAATGCCACCTTGGGTTTGGGCCGTTCGACCCCTTCCTCCATACGACTGGTGATCTTGGCGACTTCTTCATCTGGAATAGCTGGCGGGTTATTGGCGCCTCCGACAAAACCGGTCACTTTCGGCGTATCCTTGACGACATGCCAGGTTTCGCTATTCAGCTCCATCTGCACAAGTATATAGCCAGGGAAAAATTTACGCTGCGAGGTTTTACGCTCGCCTTTGCGCAACTCGACCACCGTTTCCGAGGGAATCAACACCTCACCGAACATCTCTTCGGCGCCCAGCAGACGTATCCGCTCTTCCAGGTTGGCCTTGACCTTATTCTCATACCCGGAATAGGTATGTACTCCGTACCACTTCTTTTCCATATCGACCCCCGACCCCCTACCTGAGAAACATCTTGACGACGTTCGCCAGCATCCAGTCGACGGTCCCCAGAAAGACGGTAATAAACAGAACCAGGACAATGACCACGGTGGTCGAGGCGTAGGTCTCCTTGCGCGTCGGCCAGGTTACCTTTTTAAGCTCAGCCTTGACATGGTTGAGAAATTCGGTCGTTTTATTCAGCACTATGATCTAACCTCACAGAGGATGGCTCGCAAAACTGGCAGGCCAGGAGGGATTCGAACCCCCAACACCCGGTTTTGGAGACCGGTGCTCTAGCCGTTAGAGCTACTGGCCTGCATACAAAAAGCCACAGCGACCTGTGGCTCTTTGCGACAAACATGAGTCAACTACTTGGTTTCGCGATGAACCGTATGCTTCCGATCAAACCGGCAGTACTTTTTGAACTCCAGCTTGTCGGGCGTGTTTTTTTTATTCTTAGTGGTTGTGTAGTTACGCCGCTTGCATTCAGTGCAAGCCAATGTCACGATATCCCGCATGTCATTTTCCTCGACCCCCTCCCCGACTTGCCGGAAAAAAGGGGTCTGCGATGAGTTGAGC
Coding sequences:
- the rplA gene encoding 50S ribosomal protein L1, giving the protein MANGKKHKEAKTKIDRSLGYGIEDALRLVKETAWAKFDETVDVVVKLGVDPRKADQMVRGAVVLPNGLGKDVRVLVFAKGEKAQEARDAGADFVGADDLVAKIQEGWFEFDTAIATPDMMGTVGKIGRILGPRGLMPNPKVGTVTLDVGRAVRESKSGKVEYRVEKAGIVHAPVGKVSFEVQQLQENILSLVDALVKAKPATSKGTYLRKISISSTMGPGVGVDVPAVQALVK
- the rplK gene encoding 50S ribosomal protein L11, giving the protein MAKKITGQIKLQIPAGKANPSPPVGPALGQHGVNIMEFCKAFNARTQDQDGMVTPVVITVYADRSFTFITKTPPAAVLLLKAAKVPKGSGVPNKNKVGKVTRDQVVEIAKIKMPDLNCFDLDAAVRTVEGTARSMGLEVA
- the nusG gene encoding transcription termination/antitermination protein NusG, with the protein product MEKKWYGVHTYSGYENKVKANLEERIRLLGAEEMFGEVLIPSETVVELRKGERKTSQRKFFPGYILVQMELNSETWHVVKDTPKVTGFVGGANNPPAIPDEEVAKITSRMEEGVERPKPKVAFEVGETVRVVDGPFLNFTGVVEDVKPDRGKLKVMVSIFGRTTPVELEFIQVEKTS
- the secE gene encoding preprotein translocase subunit SecE, yielding MLNKTTEFLNHVKAELKKVTWPTRKETYASTTVVIVLVLFITVFLGTVDWMLANVVKMFLR
- the rpmG gene encoding 50S ribosomal protein L33, translated to MRDIVTLACTECKRRNYTTTKNKKNTPDKLEFKKYCRFDRKHTVHRETK